A section of the Nitrospirota bacterium genome encodes:
- a CDS encoding histone-lysine N-methyltransferase, with translation MSGLVKEKNLLTRSAYHYEIIDVKEPNLFREFFPYNEVPKIPFNHRIVPMNTPEDFWITDTTFRDGQQSRPPYSVKQIVDIYDMLHRLGGPNGVIRQCEFFLYNKKDRDAVEQCLARGYRFPEITGWIRAVKEDFQIVKDMKLKETGILTSCSDYHIFLKLGMTRSEAAAKYLEIVSAALDAGIVPRCHLEDITRADYYGFVIPLVQKLMELSEKSGIPVKIRACDTMGYGVPFSGASTPRGVPELIYGLVHYGGVPPEQLEWHGHNDFHKALINATTAWVYGCSGANGVILGFGERTGNTPVEALIMEYISLRGETNGVDTTAITDLAEYFRKELGVQVPANYPFVGIDFNNTSAGIHADGALKNEEIYNIFDTVKLLKRPMGITITDKSGIAGVAYWVNSHLALDEENKIDKKHPGIGKVFKWVTEQYESGRLTAISSDEMYAAARRYLPEYFGSELKRMKKNAEEIVSPIVEEIIEDGSFTSMNPEKMELVMQKMVDDNPFIQFAYVVNLEGRQLTKNITQIVDRAMFEKFGTGKDYSGRRWFIEPLKSGRIYVTDFYKSLVTDALCITVSIPVRNTAGEMTGIFGVDLKFEDVLKIDKKIESGKEVDEKGKGGVEGEII, from the coding sequence ATGTCGGGTCTTGTAAAAGAAAAAAATCTGCTGACCAGGTCGGCATATCATTATGAGATAATTGATGTAAAGGAGCCGAATCTTTTCAGGGAGTTCTTTCCTTATAATGAAGTTCCAAAGATACCGTTTAATCACCGCATTGTCCCGATGAACACGCCTGAAGATTTCTGGATTACGGATACAACCTTCAGGGATGGCCAGCAATCACGGCCGCCATACAGTGTAAAACAGATAGTTGATATTTATGACATGCTGCACAGGCTTGGCGGGCCTAACGGTGTTATACGGCAGTGTGAGTTCTTCCTTTATAATAAAAAAGACAGGGATGCGGTGGAACAATGCCTTGCACGAGGTTACAGATTCCCTGAGATTACAGGATGGATCAGGGCAGTTAAGGAAGACTTCCAGATTGTAAAGGATATGAAGCTCAAAGAGACCGGAATACTTACCTCATGTTCGGATTATCATATATTTCTAAAGCTCGGCATGACCCGAAGCGAGGCTGCAGCAAAATATCTTGAGATAGTCAGTGCGGCATTGGATGCCGGGATTGTCCCGAGATGTCATCTGGAAGACATTACGCGGGCGGATTATTACGGCTTTGTAATCCCGCTTGTTCAGAAGTTAATGGAGCTGTCGGAAAAAAGCGGAATACCGGTTAAGATCAGGGCATGTGACACGATGGGTTATGGTGTCCCATTTTCCGGTGCATCAACACCAAGAGGCGTACCTGAACTTATATACGGCCTTGTCCATTATGGAGGTGTGCCTCCTGAACAGCTTGAGTGGCACGGACATAATGACTTTCACAAGGCGCTGATAAATGCTACAACAGCATGGGTTTATGGATGCAGCGGCGCAAACGGAGTTATTCTTGGATTCGGGGAACGTACCGGCAACACGCCGGTTGAGGCACTGATTATGGAATATATATCGCTCCGTGGAGAGACAAACGGTGTAGACACGACTGCCATAACTGACCTTGCTGAGTATTTCCGTAAAGAATTAGGTGTTCAGGTACCTGCAAACTATCCGTTTGTAGGGATTGATTTTAATAATACAAGCGCCGGGATACATGCAGACGGCGCCCTTAAAAATGAAGAGATATATAATATTTTTGATACTGTAAAACTCCTCAAGCGGCCTATGGGTATTACGATTACGGATAAATCCGGTATTGCAGGGGTCGCATATTGGGTTAACAGCCATCTTGCGTTGGATGAGGAGAATAAGATTGATAAAAAACATCCGGGAATCGGTAAGGTTTTCAAATGGGTTACAGAACAATATGAGAGCGGAAGGCTTACGGCTATTTCATCAGATGAGATGTATGCGGCGGCAAGAAGGTATCTGCCGGAGTATTTTGGGTCTGAACTTAAACGTATGAAAAAGAACGCTGAGGAAATTGTTTCTCCAATCGTTGAAGAGATAATTGAGGACGGGTCATTTACCTCTATGAATCCGGAGAAGATGGAATTAGTAATGCAGAAGATGGTTGACGATAACCCGTTTATACAGTTTGCTTACGTGGTAAACCTTGAGGGAAGGCAATTAACAAAGAACATTACACAGATTGTTGACAGGGCCATGTTTGAAAAATTCGGCACAGGAAAAGACTATTCAGGCAGGAGATGGTTCATAGAACCGTTAAAGAGCGGTAGAATTTATGTAACTGATTTCTATAAATCATTGGTTACGGATGCGTTATGCATAACT
- a CDS encoding formate dehydrogenase accessory protein FdhE: MNNFESYKKYLEDMTRCFPNSGEMVNLYNGLIDIWGDSKPDDLSPLFSYETPSPLPSPLRGEGAIYLKPSPLGGEGRVRGLCLLDENKINEIDFTNSSETAIRVFKMMCEKGLKGTESLNGLSSQQAVEVIKMSLNREDRHRNVVIKWILKPSFMNLIEKVSADKSIKEILDQGIFEKCPLCNAPPGMAIVDILNNTVQRFLSCGFCGFRWPFTGGECPDCRNNKPEKMSFIVGDSACEQGSRAVCCDECKRYIKTVFVNSRKDGRGFNDIDTDIEDVATIPLDIIAGERGYIAVCQSGI; encoded by the coding sequence ATGAATAATTTTGAAAGTTATAAAAAATATCTTGAAGACATGACGAGATGTTTTCCAAATTCAGGTGAAATGGTCAATCTATATAATGGGTTGATTGATATTTGGGGAGACAGTAAACCGGATGACTTATCACCGTTATTTTCTTACGAAACCCCCTCACCCTTACCCTCTCCCCTCAGGGGAGAGGGGGCTATCTATCTTAAACCCTCTCCCCTTGGGGGAGAGGGTAGGGTGAGGGGGTTGTGCCTGCTTGATGAAAATAAGATAAATGAGATTGATTTTACTAATAGCAGTGAGACTGCAATAAGGGTTTTTAAAATGATGTGTGAGAAGGGCTTAAAGGGGACAGAGTCATTGAATGGGTTATCTTCACAACAGGCTGTTGAAGTTATCAAGATGTCTCTTAACAGAGAAGACAGACACCGGAATGTAGTTATAAAATGGATATTGAAGCCATCTTTTATGAATCTCATAGAGAAGGTAAGTGCTGATAAATCAATAAAGGAAATACTTGATCAAGGAATATTTGAGAAATGCCCGCTTTGTAATGCCCCTCCCGGAATGGCGATTGTAGATATTCTAAATAATACTGTACAGCGTTTTCTATCCTGCGGTTTCTGTGGGTTCAGATGGCCTTTTACCGGTGGTGAATGTCCTGACTGCCGGAATAATAAACCGGAAAAGATGAGTTTTATTGTTGGAGATTCGGCATGCGAACAGGGATCAAGGGCTGTATGCTGTGATGAATGTAAAAGATATATAAAAACAGTGTTTGTTAATAGCCGGAAAGATGGCAGGGGATTTAATGACATTGACACGGATATTGAAGATGTCGCCACCATCCCCCTTGATATAATCGCCGGCGAAAGAGGATACATAGCTGTATGCCAGTCAGGCATCTGA
- a CDS encoding LptF/LptG family permease yields the protein MKIIDRYIIRELFFTFTLSLSLLMSAFLTQQMLRFSRLSADSGISFLVLLKLAPLIIPIFLVLAIPLAMLLSSILTFARFSTDHEVTAFKSAGISIYRILPPVFVFSVLAFLLSLVSSTILQPAANTMIKQQTYNALKNQKNLGLQEGVFNNLFNLLVYVKRIKGTYNLEGVLISDRSQKESKIITANHGRFLNDPSTESLFLKLEDGHIHYESQDRVNYQMASFSTYYMKIDTGKSIENIRLFKKAWGMSVQELRRLMKEYVPGRKERDYRRLFLEFHKKFSVPSAVLVLGILGVPIGIKSKFSSRFAGFIVSLAVIFFYYILDTGCEILALEGIINPVLAAWLPVLILIILTMFILMRESFEVRR from the coding sequence ATGAAAATAATAGACAGATATATCATCAGGGAGCTTTTCTTTACCTTTACACTCAGCCTTTCTTTGCTGATGTCAGCGTTTCTTACACAGCAGATGCTGAGGTTTTCAAGGTTATCTGCTGATTCAGGTATTAGTTTTCTTGTACTCCTGAAATTAGCCCCCCTCATTATACCCATTTTTCTTGTGCTTGCAATACCCCTTGCAATGTTACTCTCTTCAATATTGACATTTGCCCGATTTTCAACAGACCATGAGGTAACTGCCTTTAAGTCTGCAGGCATCAGTATATACCGGATACTCCCGCCTGTTTTTGTTTTTTCAGTTCTTGCATTCTTATTGTCATTGGTTTCATCAACTATACTCCAGCCGGCTGCAAATACCATGATTAAACAGCAGACATATAATGCACTGAAAAACCAGAAAAATCTCGGGTTACAGGAAGGTGTATTTAATAATCTCTTTAATTTATTGGTATATGTAAAAAGGATAAAGGGCACATATAATCTTGAAGGGGTACTAATATCCGACAGGTCACAGAAGGAATCAAAGATTATAACTGCAAATCATGGGAGATTCCTGAATGACCCTTCAACTGAAAGTCTCTTTCTTAAATTAGAAGACGGACACATACATTATGAGTCCCAGGACAGGGTAAACTATCAGATGGCCTCATTCTCAACATATTATATGAAAATAGATACAGGTAAATCCATTGAAAATATAAGACTGTTTAAAAAGGCTTGGGGGATGAGTGTTCAGGAATTGAGAAGACTTATGAAAGAATATGTGCCGGGCCGGAAGGAAAGGGATTACAGGAGGCTTTTCTTAGAGTTTCATAAGAAATTCTCAGTACCTTCTGCAGTCCTTGTACTTGGAATCCTTGGAGTCCCGATCGGCATAAAGTCAAAATTCTCAAGCAGGTTTGCGGGTTTTATTGTAAGCCTTGCAGTAATCTTTTTTTACTACATCCTTGACACCGGATGTGAAATCCTTGCACTGGAAGGTATAATAAACCCGGTTTTAGCCGCATGGCTGCCGGTTCTTATATTAATCATATTGACCATGTTTATACTAATGAGAGAATCGTTTGAAGTAAGAAGATAG